The Papio anubis isolate 15944 chromosome 1, Panubis1.0, whole genome shotgun sequence genome window below encodes:
- the TIMM17A gene encoding mitochondrial import inner membrane translocase subunit Tim17-A: MEEYAREPCPWRIVDDCGGAFTMGTIGGGIFQAIKGFRNSPVGVNHRLRGSLTAIKTRAPQLGGSFAVWGGLFSMIDCSMVQVRGKEDPWNSITSGALTGAILAARNGPVAMVGSAAMGGILLALIEGAGILLTRFASAQFPSGPQFAEDPSQLSSTQLPSSPFGDYRQYQ, from the exons ATGGAGGAGTACGCGCGAGAGCCTTG CCCATGGCGAATTGTGGATGACTGTGGTGGGGCCTTTACGATGGGTACCATTGGTGGTGGTATCTTTCAAGCAATCAAAGGTTTTCGCAATTCTCCAGTG gGAGTAAACCACAGACTACGAGGGAGTTTGACAGCTATTAAAACCAGGGCTCCACAGTTAGGAG GTAGCTTTGCAGTTTGGGGAGGCCTGTTTTCCATGATTGACTGTAGCATGGTTCAAGTCAGAGGAAAGGAAGATCCCTGGAACTCCATCACAAGTGGTGCCTTAACGGGAGCCATACTGGCAGCAAGAA ATGGACCAGTGGCCATGGTTGGGTCAGCTGCAATGGGTGGCATTCTCCTAGCTTTAATTGAAGGAGCTGGTATCTTGTTGACAAGATTTGCCTCTGCACAGTTTCCCAGTG GTCCTCAATTTGCAGAAGACCCCTCCCAGTTGTCTTCAACTCAGTTACCTTCCTCACCTTTTGGAGACTATCGACAATATCAGTAG